Genomic DNA from Dysidea avara chromosome 10, odDysAvar1.4, whole genome shotgun sequence:
TCAATACTAAACCACACATGAATTACAAAACCAAGTATCAATAGCACACCGAGATGGCCCATTACCTAGCAATGTACAGACCAATGCCATACTCCTTGCCTCCTCTTAATGACACTCCTAATCCCCTATGCTGCCAGTTAACTTGGACTGCTACCTTCTTCCTTTTCCCCTTGTGTCCCTGTTGTGTAGAAACTATTTTTGTGTACATATGATACCAGTTCTGACACACCTGAAAATCTGCTTTATTTGTATGTTTTTGTTCATTGGTAGGCACCCTACAACAGCAAACAATTAGCTAGAGCAACATGATCATACACATAAATTTTTTGTGGGATAATTACTCGCAGCAACAAAACATATTTAGGCATTatgcaaaataattataactagcTATGACACTGCCAGCTACAACACTTTTACTCCAAATCTTGCCTTAGTTTATCTACAAAAGTTTTCACTTCAAAATCTTTTATGTATACGTGACTCTTTTCAGGCACCAAATGAAGTATGGTTTACATGTTCTAAGTGATGTAACCTTAACCAAGTGTGTCTGGATTTTGTCAGTGACTTTTATGGCATGTTCTTACCACACATATGATCCCTTATCCATCTGATGTGTCATACGATTGCTGCACACTATTGCTGTTAGTGGATTTGTATTCTTCAACACTTCCACCGCAGCTGTGTGTGTTATCCACTCGAATGAAATATTGTTTACACTAACAATTTGATCACCAACTACCAGGCCAGCGTATTCTGCAGGTGACCCTCCATCTACTGAAGATATGAAGATTCCTAACTTGTTCTCCCAACCGCCTCTTATACTAAATCCCAAGCTGCCTCCTTCCATTCTATCAATGAGCAGTTCTTGAGTCACCTTACCCTTCCGTCTGGTTACTGATCCTGGCGGGTGGGCCATCCTGTCGTATGGAGCTATGCTGTCAAATTTCTTCAAATCTCGAATTGGTATGAGATTTCTGATGTACGGAAGGAGGTCTAGCTTAACTGGCGAGTCTAAACAAGACGTAATCGACAGTAACAGCTTAGCCACATTTCTGTATGTTCTGTACTGCTTCAGCGCGTAAAACAAAAAATCCTTGTCCTCTTGATTTAATAGTAGATCAATATTCTTATGAAGTTCTTGTGTTAGAATCTTTCTTTCCCATTCTGTTGGCTCGCTACCTATCACCGACATCCCAGCCACGCCCGTGTTTATGCGCTCGTTGTGCACGTGATACTACAATACACTAGCATGCAAGAATCCAATTTTCGCGAATAGTCGCAGAAGTCTCATGCTTTGGTGCATGACTCAGACATGACATTGACACACGAATTCACCCATTAGAaatgatggtaaaaatttcttTTGAGGAAGGTACTAAACAGTGTACAAACGATGGATCAAGAAAAGTGGCAGATTTTATTAAAAGAATAGAGTGGCTGGATGTGACTAGTTTTAGTtaatttatatagcttctttttattttatttttatattcacacccttgccatgcccacgcagGTTCTTCCGTAGGACCATACACGTGGTCGCATGTATCACACTTtctgtaaattatgtactttcatcacttcataattgatggttttctctctctgTCAAATTGTATATCTGTAGTCAAATTTAGCAACCAACTCTTATGCAAATTTTAACTACACTTAACAGGCTGCAGACACTTAGAACATAAGTTTTacctactgtatgatataaaaCTAATTATAACATATCTTTTAATATAGCATCTATTATCATTAACTGAGTTTGTGTGAAGAAGTACTTGTGATGTATTGGTCTAACAGTTTATCTCCTGTGGGACCAGCCATACTGCAGTAGTGACGCATTGCCCGGGAGAAACCTATAGAGTGCAGGTAGCGAGCATACTCTCCAAACACAGTCTCCAACAACACTGCTGATGAAGAAAGTTAAGGTAGATAATGGAAACACATGAAGTTATATACGCATCTGACAAAATAAACTTGCATTTTAAATCCAATTTTGTAACTTGCATGCACGCACATAATTAACACATGATGGTTTTGTAACTGGTGAAAatacacatacaccacacacatgcacacgtacacacgtacacacactgCCAACACTACTTTACAAGGACAGACAGACATCACAAGGATACAATTCTGTGGTTGATCAGCTTGTAACATTCCAAACTGCAGACAAGCTTCTGAGAAGAGTGCAGCTAGACTGATGTAGCGCATGTTGTGCAACGTCTCTATCACCCTCTTAAAATGGCCAATGGACAGTAACACTAAGAGAGCTTTAAGTCTCTGGTTGACAGCAGGGGAGACTAGGTGGTCAGCCCAGCGTATGAACACATCGGCACAGTCTCGGTCAGAAAGTGATGACTATAAACAATTTGTATCACACCATGAACCGATAATACACACCAACCAATAATACACACAGTTCACCTTAGCTAGCCACGCAGCAGTTTCCCAGTAACCATAAGCTTGTAGATAGCGACAGGCATCCAACCCTTTGTCAATCAAGCATAGCAGTTGTACACCctctgtaataataataatgtgaatAACACTTTTGACCAGACAAAGTACACCTGTACTTAGTATATACACATTCAAGAGTACAGTAGACCTCTGAAATCAAGCAATAATACAAGTGTTCAATCAGGCACATAGGTTAtaattcaaatactctaatagagcatacacctaCACTTGAAATGAACAATTTCAAGTAAACAAAGGTATGAGGTTTGAAGGCTTTTCTGTACCTGCATGTTTTACTTTCATATGTACTAGGTTCCACCATAAGGACTTGGGGCAGTCCTTATGGTGGAACCTAGTACATATGAAAGTAAAACATGCAGGTACAGAAAAGCCTTCAAACCTCATACCTTTGTTTACTTGAAATTGTTCATTTCAAGTGTAGGTGTATTTATTAGCCCCATGACTAGCACTCTCAATCAACGTCTTACCCATGAGTCGAGAGTTGGCTATTAGGTTTGTGGCAACAACTTTAATGGTGCTCTGAGATGCACCTGATGATCGGATTGTAGCTGCCAGGCATGCCCTGTTATGATAAAATGATCAGAGCCATCACTTTTGATACACAAACAATACTTGAGCAGATCAGTGATGTAGTTTGAGTTGGAGGGATCAGTTTCTAGTAGCATCTGAACTGCTCTGTCCGTCTGTGAGTTAGTACAACAATGACTGATTATAGAACTATGCAAGGCTTGTACCAAGACCACTTTTTGTTCAGTATGTCAGTACAACCTCACTATTTTTCCTGGCCTCCCACAAaaggaaaaaagtggtctggcatGACACCATCTACGTATGTAGCTCACCTGTCCCAACAGTAATAGGTTGGTTGAACATTTCTGGTTGTGTTCGTACAAGTGTCTCTTGGAATTGTGCAGTAGTATAGTATCTAACTGGAGACTCTATATATAACAACAATAGCACTGTGCTATCACCACATATGGTAATCTTTTTACTCGATAAAATTTGGCATCtatgatgacatcataacaCAAGTCTAACGGAGCAAGCGTCTTCAGTAAACTCTTGTCCATCTCAGCTTTAGCTTCCTCCCAGGTTTGACCATCAGTTTGGCTGTTGCTCATTCCTAACAAATCCTCCACTGACTGATGCTTTATACTAGCAGCTCCGATGGCAGTGGACGCTGATGCATCTGGACAAATAATGTCTTCACTTGGGTTGATAATCTTCGGTACATTGTAACTTGGCTGTGAGCAATAGATAGAATATAAAACTTGATAAACCTGTTCGACTAGCACATGCAAAAGGAATACATTGAAACTTGTCCCTCTTGTGTTTttgtgtacatgcacacacatgcatgtacgcatatgcatgcacacagtcacacacacgcacaaatgttgcacgcacgcacacacccacacacacactcacagcATAGTTAGGGTCTTTCATTCTTGCTTGCTCCCTGCTCAAGCAGTGAAGGGCCACAGTCCAGAAATCAATCTCCACCGTGTCTCCAAACAACCTGTGGAACACACACGTATACTAACTGCTCAAAGGACACTCACACAAACAGACATTGCTGTCAGTAAACAACGCTGTGGTATTCCAAATGGTGCATTGTACAGGTGATCCTTCATGTCTCTAAGTACAGTGCACCAATAAAACAAGTAAAGTGACAAGTACCAGTAACTTACAGAGGCAAAACTGCTAACAAGTGTTTGATGTTCTTCTGAACATTATCACTATCATCAAAACTAACACAAACATCCCATCCCAATCAGTAACACAATGTCACAAACTAACTCATCATTCTCAATGTTGTATTCCAAGCTCCATGGCTGGTGCTGCAGTAAACACTTCAGCTGTAGGCTAGCCTGAGCCATGCCAACGTGAGGACAAAAGAGTGGCTCTACAAGGGAGTCAACATTTAATGCCAGCTAGTCATGCTGTAGAGGAGGTTAGTCATTTGCCATTAGAATGAATAAGCATGCATGAAGCACAGTAAGCAGTATTGGAAATCCTTAGAAGTATAGATACATAATGTAGCACTTGTTTAGTAACAAGCTATGTTTTGTGTTGGAATGGCTAAAGAATGAGTGAGGGTTCTGGTGGGCATATGTTACTACCATTTCACATTTGGAGTACACGAGATGACACATGATCAACTTCTCTCTTGCTATATCCCTCACCTTCCAATTCTCTAGAGCTCATCTCCACGTTATTGGAAATCTGTAGATTGCAGTCAGAGACATGGACACACCCATCAGATGTCAGTAACACGGGTTTGTCGGATGATGCCCAATCAGCATCTTCTACACACGCCTCACCACGCCCCCATTTTATTTGCCCACACACCTCCTCCTACTGCAAGATAGCAACAATACCCACACAATAGCCACAACCACCTCTAGTGCATCTCTAACATCTACTCTGTTGTTGTAGAGAATTAGAATCTTTGTGTTCCCTTTGCCTGGAGCAAATCGAATCTTTTTAACACTACCCTTTGCTGACGCTATCGTCCTAAATAGAGCATTACATATATCTAGCTAGGTATGTCACTATAGCAACCTTGACTGTCCATTCTTTGTATCCTGATAGAGTACATTTCCATCTGAGTCCCCAACTACCATCAGGTCTCCTTTCCATGCCATTGTTGTGACGTTGCTCATGCTCAACTATAACAATAAGACACACAGCGTCATATTAAATCATACTACACATATGCTCACATAATTAGGAGTGGGGGTCATGTTCTTAATTTTATTCCCCTCCACGGAGACATGATAGCAGGCTCCATCAGTATCAACAAAAGTGATAATCTCGCGTGGTACAACTACTGCTCCCTTATAGCTGTCTGCACCCTCCAGAGCTATGTCATAATTCACAGTGGACATGTCCGTACTCTTCTTAAGGATTGTCTTCAAGTGACTCTGTGACCACTCCTATTGAGATGATGTTACAGCTAGGACTCTATGGTAACAACATTACACTGACCACAGCTGGGAATATTGGGTTTTGAGCTGGAAGTTCTTTCAGTAGAGTGAGAGTACGAGCATCCCATATTTCCAGTGGTTTGTCCGGAACAAATACTATTACCAAATAGTTCCTGCCAAAACAATACAGTCTGTATGTGCTATATCAAAAGGACACCCAAATATACGTATAAAGTCATATttgtagtgtacacacattgGACATCTGAAATTCCAATGTGGACTCCTTGATGAGAGCCTATAACCCCATTTAGGCACTTGAAATCAGGACAACTTGTTAACAAGGACATTTCAAGGTGACCTCTGGGTATCCACAATAGAGTAAATACTTTAACAACAACTAACTTTTGAGGAGATACTCTGATAAAACTGATGGCACtttcttcctgcttgcttttaCGAAAATAAGTCACTTGACCTACATGTACCACAGTTAAGCAGTAACCATGGAGATTGAGCAACAACCTGTTTGAATGTCAGTAAGAGCCACTTCATTCCTACACAGTCCGGCTTGGTTGGGTGGGGAATGAACAAAGGTGATGATGGCATGTAGACTGAGCCATTCAATTCCAGCCACCCGGTGGCTGTGAATACAGATGTCCTTGTAGAGACAACTTGTGTTCAGCTTGTACAGCAACACTGACCCACTAGCAGTACCTATATCACATCAAACAGACCAAAACACCTACCACAGCCTGTTTAGTGAAACAATGTACACACTGCGGCATACAGTAAACATGGGTCCATAAAATTCTTTTTCTGAAAGTGTTCTTTATACAGGTTCTACTGTAAAATGGACCATACCATGTAGCAGGTCAGTGTTTTGGCAAATTCAGAACTTAAAAAAGATGGTTAAATATTGTGCAAGTAGCCTATAGGTGTAGGAGAGAAATCCTTCATCTAtaaagatgctctaatagagcagtcatacatagtctaataaagcagtcggtTGAACATATTTATTTTTCAACCTAGTAAATCTGTCTACATGTATAAAATGATTAATTTGGCATGGTCCGttacaacacatgtacacagtggTTAACATACCTACGGCAACAACCGGAGTATAGTACGGCCAATTCTTTGTCGTCAGTGGTGGACACATTCTGATGCTAGTGGGCGTGGCTGATATTCCACTAGCCACACCCAGCAACAATAGCCTGATGCAAACTTTCCTGTGATTAGCATCTACAGGGTTAAATGACATAGACAGTGTGATTTACGGAGTACAGAAAGTTCTGAAATCTGCACAAAACAGACACTTGGTACCAAGGGGACCGTTTTTTACActaagaaatattatggtcacttaattagtctgtgacatgttgacgcattttagtacaattaggtatcccatagcaacaagcacacacatcttgctattctacaccctctcacttaaactagaactactccatcatttttaatccaatagacatgaaattttcacacaagccaCTTTAGTAATTTTccaaagaagagcgtttgccattttgaaatagcaagtccagatgatgaataacgtggaagtaaagaaaaggatttctgggagtgtcaacccgaaagataaatatgtgatgattgagaagctaagacaaaaataaaaatgcacaatggtttgtgctgtttagcatagtgtatcataaaagtatcaaggctcttgtgcgtaaactgtaggactagttctagtataaagggaaagactgtaactcatgttctaaagcaaatttagcagttgggtttggactaaactgtgtactagtgttagcttatatccagtaaaaaagtacagaacatttgctaaaaccatttgtaagttatagaacaaattaaatttcatgggaagccatataagcagaCTGTATAGAGCACCCTTAAGTAAGTGTATGGATCATAAagaagtgtccacattaacaggttctagTATATTCACTAACCCGCACTTGGTGTATACCACAATGGAGATATCAGGTCAGACAGACACAATGGAGGACCATCTATGCTGTCATCACTCTTTGCTCCATTCTCCTCCTCCTCCAGAGAAACGAGCTGAGACTCTGCAGTGGAGGGCAGCGGGGCAATGAGTCCTCGACAATCTGCACCATCGCTTACGTCCATCTCCACTTCCCAAAGTAACAATTTCCCATCACTCATTAATACAGCTACTTTCAGTTCACTCATTGGACACACTAATAGCTCATGCACCGTGGAGATACGACTGATCCTTAAAGGCTCTGAAATTGCCTGAACTATGTAACTAACTTCTAACTGTTCTGTTTCCGATGGAGATGGTGACACACTGTCAGGAAGGCTTTGATATTGGCAACTGCGCACACTGACACAACCGTTCTCATGAAGACAGTATAGTATGTTACGCTGCTTACAGGTAAACACTTGCAGAAATGGTGAAGTGTTTCTCTCCAGAAAGACGGAGCCAactgcttgcattatgctcaaGTCAAGAATTAGGATCTCTTTAGGATACAGCACTAACAAATGGTTCCTGTGTGAGTTGACAAATGAGACTTGTAGACAGTCAACTAAAGGTACATTTTCCTCTGTCCTGTAAAGAAGACAGTGTATTAGCCATAACACTTGTAACAACATTACTTTAAGCTTTCTGCAGATAATAGTCTTCTAGACTTGGGTTTTGACACCTGAGAAGAGTTGATGTTGTGAGAAGACATAAAGAATTTCTTTCCTGGCCCATGTGATCCATGAGTTGGCGAGAAGTCATCCACAAAGATCAAACACTCTGGTGACAACACTACCATGGCAACACTTGAGGATATAATAAAGGAAACAAACACAATACTTACACACTAGAAATGAAGGGTTGAATGGATCAAATGCTAGTTGTATCACAGTCTCGTAAAAAGTACACTTAGCCACTTTGGTCCCTCGTTCCGCGTTCCAAATAAACAAGGTATTAGGAGATACCAATAGTGCTACTAGATCTCTACAAGCATCCTATAATATGTAACACAGTTCACATAACATTAGTCTCACCAAGactatataatggggagggagagtgtcaaatGCAATatatgctgtgaaaaatgagcccgtaaaatACTATGGCATCGTTCAAATGACTTGGTGATTtctgttgattggtgactaattataagcaCAGTGGGCGCACTTTGTGTACGTGACTACTGAGTGAAAGAATAGTGTACttgagaaaagtatggcacatcaCGCAGAGAAACTCGCCATAGAAAGAGAGAAAGACACaagcagctaacctggaaagcaAATTTCATCATGGTCAAGATTTCATTATTCCAGCCTATCACAGGAGAGCAATTTCTCAGACCTCAACAAATGGTGCACATTTGGACATTTCTGTTAATGGTCTCTGGGGAGGCAGATGTGAGAGAACATTTCTGGATGTCAAAGGTTTTCAATTCCTATGCCCCTAGCAATCGTTCAACAACTCCTAGGGGGATTTACAGAAGGCACGAAAATATGAAGAAGCGTACCTATGAAGCAAGGATACGGGAGGTAGAACATGGCTCTTTCACCCCTTTAATTTTGTCTGCAACAGGTGGGATCTTGTGCATTTTACAAACGTTTGGCTTCCTTGCTGAGTGAGAAATGGTCAGAAAGTTATGCTGCTATGAAGGGGTGGCTTTGTTGCTGTCTATCCTTCTCACTGTTGTGTTCTGCCATCAGATGTGTGAGAGGCTCTCGCTATTCTGCTGGAAAGTTTTGCAGACCAGTCTTGACATTGAGCTGATTCAGGTGGAAACTGGAATGACTTCATTAGTTTTGTGACTGACTATTTACAGTTTTGtgtaaataatttattatgttgctgataaaATTATTATAAAAGACTTATAAAAAAATATTcaagatttcatcatggtcgccatCCACTGCCTCGACAGTTCTACTAGTAAAAGTGGATGGAATTTCAGCCATTGCGATTCCATGCGGACCACCCATCAAATTATTTAAGGTGTCAAATCTGAGCAATCAACAGCAGTCAGGTTTACGAGAAGAATGAAGGTATGCGGGTTACtgtacgggctcatttttcagtCTGTAGCAaagtttgacactctccctccccattatatactcttggtctCACTTATAGCCACACAGCTTCTACTTGTAAGGGATCTGATGAACTATTGTATTAAAATGGGGATTCTGCTGTGCAGCCTTTGATTGGTATTAGTGAGAATCGCTACATTAACAGCTGCATATATGCAGTAGAATCCCCAGAACCAATTTCCCCACACAAAACAAAAAAGTGTAGCATACAACTTACATTAGTGTGTAGCCATTTCATATCCACCACTGACTTTGATCCTATGTTAAACTCACACAATACAGTCCCCATGGCCACATCCCATGTCACACATACTCCACTACTGTCGACAGAGCACAGCTTCAGACAATACGGTGTCGACATCGAGTGCTGGTGCATGTCCTCACACCAACACACCTACATGTAATATGATGACATGATCCCTACCACCTCAGTTGCCTCTTACTTGTGTCACAGTGGCCTTGTGATGGATTAGGGTCTGAACCATCTGTTAATGAGTGGTAATGATGGTAAGGTATATGACGTCAACATTACGACATACCTGGGCTGTTCTGGAGTCCACAATAATTACGTTACTCTGACATCCATATGCAATGAGAGAATGATTACCCCTAGAAACGCCATGTTATTAAATAGCTATTCTTTTGCTTAGAGAACTAACCAAGCGGATGCCATTTTGTTTTGCTGGTGGCGTACACCAGGGATAGTCTGCGACAAAACCCTCATAGCATCGACGTTTACAAACTAAGTCTCTAAATAAAGCGCATAAGCATCACATGAGCTCACATGAACATTTGCAGGGTCATTAGACCGGGTAGGGTGAAGTATTCAGTCGCGTTGGAACTACAAAAATCTCT
This window encodes:
- the LOC136237001 gene encoding WD repeat-containing protein 11-like isoform X2, giving the protein MRVLSQTIPGVRHQQNKMASAWGNHSLIAYGCQSNVIIVDSRTAQMVQTLIHHKATVTQVCWCEDMHQHSMSTPYCLKLCSVDSSGVCVTWDVAMGTVLCEFNIGSKSVVDMKWLHTNDACRDLVALLVSPNTLFIWNAERGTKVAKCTFYETVIQLAFDPFNPSFLVLLSPECLIFVDDFSPTHGSHGPGKKFFMSSHNINSSQVSKPKSRRLLSAESLKTEENVPLVDCLQVSFVNSHRNHLLVLYPKEILILDLSIMQAVGSVFLERNTSPFLQVFTCKQRNILYCLHENGCVSVRSCQYQSLPDSVSPSPSETEQLEVSYIVQAISEPLRISRISTVHELLVCPMSELKVAVLMSDGKLLLWEVEMDVSDGADCRGLIAPLPSTAESQLVSLEEEENGAKSDDSIDGPPLCLSDLISPLWYTPSADANHRKVCIRLLLLGVASGISATPTSIRMCPPLTTKNWPYYTPVVAVGTASGSVLLYKLNTSCLYKDICIHSHRVAGIEWLSLHAIITFVHSPPNQAGLCRNEVALTDIQTGQVTYFRKSKQEESAISFIRVSPQKNYLVIVFVPDKPLEIWDARTLTLLKELPAQNPIFPAVEWSQSHLKTILKKSTDMSTVNYDIALEGADSYKGAVVVPREIITFVDTDGACYHVSVEGNKIKNMTPTPNYLSMSNVTTMAWKGDLMVVGDSDGNVLYQDTKNGQSRTIASAKGSVKKIRFAPGKGNTKILILYNNRVDVRDALEEEVCGQIKWGRGEACVEDADWASSDKPVLLTSDGCVHVSDCNLQISNNVEMSSRELEEPLFCPHVGMAQASLQLKCLLQHQPWSLEYNIENDDFDDSDNVQKNIKHLLAVLPLDMKDHLYNAPFGIPQRCLLTAMLFGDTVEIDFWTVALHCLSREQARMKDPNYAPSYNVPKIINPSEDIICPDASASTAIGAASIKHQSVEDLLGMSNSQTDGQTWEEAKAEMDKSLLKTLAPLDLCYDVIIDAKFYRSLQLDTILLHNSKRHLYEHNQKCSTNLLLLGQTDRAVQMLLETDPSNSNYITDLLKACLAATIRSSGASQSTIKVVATNLIANSRLMEGVQLLCLIDKGLDACRYLQAYGYWETAAWLAKSSLSDRDCADVFIRWADHLVSPAVNQRLKALLVLLSIGHFKRVIETLHNMRYISLAALFSEACLQFGMLQADQPQNLLLETVFGEYARYLHSIGFSRAMRHYCSMAGPTGDKLLDQYITSTSSHKLS
- the LOC136237001 gene encoding WD repeat-containing protein 11-like isoform X1, whose protein sequence is MRVLSQTIPGVRHQQNKMASAWGNHSLIAYGCQSNVIIVDSRTAQMVQTLIHHKATVTQVCWCEDMHQHSMSTPYCLKLCSVDSSGVCVTWDVAMGTVLCEFNIGSKSVVDMKWLHTNDACRDLVALLVSPNTLFIWNAERGTKVAKCTFYETVIQLAFDPFNPSFLVLLSPECLIFVDDFSPTHGSHGPGKKFFMSSHNINSSQVSKPKSRRLLSAESLKTEENVPLVDCLQVSFVNSHRNHLLVLYPKEILILDLSIMQAVGSVFLERNTSPFLQVFTCKQRNILYCLHENGCVSVRSCQYQSLPDSVSPSPSETEQLEVSYIVQAISEPLRISRISTVHELLVCPMSELKVAVLMSDGKLLLWEVEMDVSDGADCRGLIAPLPSTAESQLVSLEEEENGAKSDDSIDGPPLCLSDLISPLWYTPSADANHRKVCIRLLLLGVASGISATPTSIRMCPPLTTKNWPYYTPVVAVGTASGSVLLYKLNTSCLYKDICIHSHRVAGIEWLSLHAIITFVHSPPNQAGLCRNEVALTDIQTGQVTYFRKSKQEESAISFIRVSPQKNYLVIVFVPDKPLEIWDARTLTLLKELPAQNPIFPAVEWSQSHLKTILKKSTDMSTVNYDIALEGADSYKGAVVVPREIITFVDTDGACYHVSVEGNKIKNMTPTPNYLSMSNVTTMAWKGDLMVVGDSDGNVLYQDTKNGQSRTIASAKGSVKKIRFAPGKGNTKILILYNNRVDVRDALEEEVCGQIKWGRGEACVEDADWASSDKPVLLTSDGCVHVSDCNLQISNNVEMSSRELEEPLFCPHVGMAQASLQLKCLLQHQPWSLEYNIENDDFDDSDNVQKNIKHLLAVLPLDMKDHLYNAPFGIPQRCLLTAMLFGDTVEIDFWTVALHCLSREQARMKDPNYAPSYNVPKIINPSEDIICPDASASTAIGAASIKHQSVEDLLGMSNSQTDGQTWEEAKAEMDKSLLKTLAPLDLCYDVIIDAKFYRSLQLDTILLHNSKRHLYEHNQKCSTNLLLLGQTDRAVQMLLETDPSNSNYITDLLKACLAATIRSSGASQSTIKVVATNLIANSRLMEGVQLLCLIDKGLDACRYLQAYGYWETAAWLAKSSLSDRDCADVFIRWADHLVSPAVNQRLKALLVLLSIGHFKRVIETLHNMRYISLAALFSEACLQFGMLQADQPQNSVLLETVFGEYARYLHSIGFSRAMRHYCSMAGPTGDKLLDQYITSTSSHKLS